A genomic stretch from Candidatus Thiothrix anitrata includes:
- the cas10 gene encoding type III-A CRISPR-associated protein Cas10/Csm1 has protein sequence MPDKHLLNASSRVALAAFLHDLGKFAERARIDEAHQKDTDGNQRRDLNVQLCCPKYNERHTHIHAAYTAIGFDLLEQHMPDLVGDDMTPFKPWKDRDADDSLINAAAMHHKPGTFLQWVIATADRVASGFEREKFEDYNKLSDDEKAKLNHYTTRQLTLLEQIRLDGKPPKKEDLKYRYALKPLTVDSLFPQKKEQCEPEGKNTKAQAEYKALWQGFREALTKIPDAHRKNLPLWLDHFDTLWQVYAHAIPAATVSPMNQNIKADVSLYDHSKTTAALAVGLWRYHQETGQETGKLEDWDTNKFLLIQGDFFGIQDFIFASGGETRKRAAKLLRGRSFYVSLLMECAALKIMDVLGLPSTSQVTNAAGKFLIVAPNTPDTIQKLEKVQHELNQWFIDHTFGQSGVGLAWLPAACNDFTQGKFSDLMKRLFEQLEKVKLRRFDLCATQAPMVFDEFLDAFDNNKTVCAIDGRSPGIVALEDKWISRLAADQIKVGQYLTGFKRLLITRDDLNHNTLKLPIFGFHVSFTKSEDITGKFGQLARQANLLRAFDFSLPDTADKALWKGYARRAINAWIPRFTKADFDTFDKYTDTDEIYEKAEGETKTLNHLADEDQWMDEKGDWIGISALMTLKGDVDNLGIIFQRGIGAPSFAKMAALSRQMNAFFSIWLPYLCQKEFPNTYTVFAGGDDFFLIGPWRSTMKLAQRMQVEFKRYVGENPDVHFSAGLSITKPGLPINYLADMAEAALEAGKKHNPEKKDIPPKNAVTCFGHSASWEHFNDLLECAEQLNVMRKDFDLSTSYLYGLLNLVDLREGLEKNPANAIWFSRFQYRTYRMLEGSRRQGTKLSREERDRLQGILASIIADKGIQTHKGNYRIALFTHIYQHRR, from the coding sequence ATGCCAGATAAGCACTTGTTGAATGCATCCAGTCGGGTTGCATTAGCGGCATTTTTGCATGACTTGGGGAAATTTGCAGAACGGGCACGTATCGACGAAGCCCATCAAAAAGACACCGACGGCAACCAACGCCGTGACCTGAACGTGCAGCTTTGTTGCCCGAAGTATAACGAACGGCATACCCACATCCATGCAGCTTACACAGCCATCGGTTTTGATCTACTGGAACAGCACATGCCTGATCTGGTCGGGGATGACATGACCCCGTTCAAACCGTGGAAAGATCGGGATGCGGATGATTCGCTGATCAATGCAGCGGCGATGCACCATAAGCCAGGGACGTTTCTGCAATGGGTGATTGCCACGGCTGACCGCGTAGCTTCGGGTTTTGAGCGCGAGAAGTTTGAGGACTACAACAAACTTTCCGATGATGAAAAAGCCAAGCTCAACCACTACACCACCCGCCAGCTCACCTTGCTGGAACAAATTCGACTGGATGGTAAACCACCGAAAAAAGAAGACTTAAAATACCGTTATGCCCTCAAACCACTGACGGTTGATAGCCTATTCCCGCAGAAAAAAGAACAGTGTGAACCCGAAGGCAAAAACACCAAGGCACAGGCAGAATACAAAGCATTATGGCAAGGTTTCCGCGAAGCATTGACCAAGATTCCTGATGCTCACCGCAAAAATCTACCGTTATGGTTAGACCATTTCGATACGCTTTGGCAGGTGTACGCCCATGCCATCCCGGCGGCTACCGTGTCGCCGATGAATCAGAACATCAAGGCGGATGTGTCGCTGTATGACCATTCCAAAACCACCGCAGCGTTGGCTGTTGGTTTGTGGCGTTATCATCAGGAAACAGGGCAAGAAACTGGCAAGCTGGAAGATTGGGATACCAACAAATTCCTGCTGATACAGGGTGATTTTTTCGGTATTCAAGACTTCATCTTTGCCAGTGGCGGCGAAACTCGCAAACGGGCGGCAAAGCTGTTGCGTGGGCGTTCATTCTATGTGTCCTTGCTGATGGAATGTGCCGCGCTCAAGATTATGGATGTGCTGGGTTTGCCATCTACCAGCCAAGTAACTAATGCGGCGGGTAAATTCCTGATCGTTGCACCGAATACGCCAGACACCATCCAAAAACTCGAAAAGGTGCAACACGAACTGAATCAGTGGTTCATTGATCATACCTTCGGGCAATCGGGTGTAGGATTGGCGTGGCTGCCTGCTGCGTGCAATGACTTCACCCAAGGCAAATTCAGCGACTTGATGAAACGGCTGTTTGAGCAATTGGAAAAGGTCAAACTGCGCCGTTTTGATTTGTGTGCTACTCAAGCACCTATGGTGTTTGATGAGTTCTTGGATGCGTTCGATAACAATAAAACCGTTTGTGCGATTGATGGGCGTTCACCCGGTATCGTGGCACTTGAAGATAAATGGATTAGCCGTCTTGCTGCCGATCAAATCAAGGTAGGGCAATACCTGACCGGCTTCAAACGCTTGCTAATAACCCGCGATGACTTGAACCATAACACCCTGAAACTACCGATTTTTGGTTTCCATGTCAGCTTCACCAAAAGCGAAGATATTACCGGTAAGTTTGGGCAACTGGCACGGCAAGCAAACCTGTTACGTGCTTTCGATTTTTCCTTACCGGATACCGCCGACAAAGCACTATGGAAAGGCTATGCCCGCCGCGCCATCAATGCTTGGATTCCGCGCTTCACCAAAGCTGATTTCGACACCTTCGACAAATATACCGATACCGACGAAATCTATGAGAAGGCTGAGGGCGAAACCAAAACACTCAACCATCTTGCCGATGAAGATCAATGGATGGATGAAAAAGGCGATTGGATCGGCATCAGTGCTTTGATGACCTTGAAAGGTGATGTGGACAACCTCGGTATCATTTTTCAACGCGGTATTGGTGCGCCCAGCTTCGCAAAAATGGCGGCTTTGTCGCGCCAAATGAATGCGTTTTTCTCTATCTGGTTGCCGTATTTGTGCCAGAAAGAATTCCCGAACACTTACACCGTGTTTGCAGGTGGGGATGACTTTTTCCTCATCGGGCCGTGGCGTTCCACCATGAAACTAGCGCAGCGGATGCAGGTGGAATTCAAGCGCTATGTTGGTGAAAACCCCGATGTGCATTTCTCGGCGGGGCTTTCCATCACCAAACCGGGCTTGCCAATCAATTATCTGGCGGATATGGCAGAAGCCGCTTTAGAAGCAGGCAAGAAACATAATCCAGAGAAAAAAGACATTCCACCCAAAAATGCGGTGACGTGTTTTGGTCATTCCGCAAGCTGGGAGCATTTCAATGATCTGCTGGAGTGTGCCGAGCAACTGAATGTCATGCGTAAGGATTTTGACCTGAGTACCAGTTATCTGTACGGATTGTTGAATCTCGTCGACTTAAGAGAAGGTTTAGAGAAAAACCCGGCAAATGCGATCTGGTTCTCACGTTTCCAATATCGAACCTATCGCATGTTGGAAGGTAGCCGTCGTCAAGGTACAAAACTTTCAAGAGAGGAAAGAGACCGACTACAGGGCATTCTTGCCTCAATCATTGCAGATAAAGGCATTCAAACACACAAGGGTAACTACCGCATCGCCTTGTTTACCCATATCTATCAACATCGGAGATAA
- a CDS encoding Uma2 family endonuclease, which yields MLAVKMTLENSVYMTEADYLEGEKHAEIRHEYVDGQVYAMAGTSRRHNSIAFNIAFNLRLASRDKPCDIHLSDVKAKAQRSKAYYYPDVIVSCQQDEADAYYLEKPCLIVEVTSKSTEWKDYAEKLIAYQKLASLQVYLIVAQDQALVTMVYRDAESGWEVARFDALEQTLTLPCPESTLTLADIYEGIDFTQSAE from the coding sequence ATGTTGGCAGTAAAAATGACGTTGGAAAACTCGGTTTATATGACCGAGGCGGACTATCTGGAAGGCGAGAAACACGCCGAAATTCGCCATGAGTATGTGGATGGTCAGGTGTATGCAATGGCGGGCACAAGTCGGCGGCATAATAGTATTGCGTTCAATATCGCTTTCAACTTGCGTCTGGCTTCACGGGATAAACCTTGCGATATTCACTTATCTGATGTCAAAGCCAAAGCGCAACGCTCCAAGGCGTATTATTACCCGGATGTGATTGTCAGTTGTCAGCAGGATGAAGCCGATGCTTATTACTTGGAAAAGCCCTGCCTGATTGTGGAAGTGACCTCCAAATCCACCGAGTGGAAGGATTACGCGGAAAAGCTGATTGCTTACCAAAAGTTAGCATCCTTACAGGTTTACCTGATTGTGGCGCAAGATCAGGCTCTGGTAACCATGGTTTACCGTGATGCGGAAAGTGGTTGGGAAGTGGCGCGGTTTGATGCGTTGGAACAAACCCTCACGCTGCCATGCCCTGAAAGCACGCTGACGTTGGCTGACATTTACGAGGGCATTGATTTCACGCAGAGTGCTGAATAA
- a CDS encoding type II secretion system minor pseudopilin — MGSSVGRQSGVAMIVVLWMIMVMMTLAASLLYATRTESSMVDYARRTAHARAVADAAAHYAVMQLYLPNQERELQLGGTPFTWQYEAAKAEIRVVGENGLIDINYANRQLLTLIFQHLGLDETAAAAMLDALEDFRDVDDLKRLNGAEDGDYEQAGLPFGSKDAPFERIEELQQVLGMTPALYEGLTRLLTVSSGAGGINPMLAPRQTLMLLAEGDAAKVDAYITQRDEAAKEGRSVLPDFGQAFFDSSQQPLYRMQIKVFTDETAPPYFEERSIRLSPQAVPPFVTYFRVLQATQAAF; from the coding sequence ATGGGAAGTAGCGTGGGTCGGCAATCCGGTGTGGCGATGATTGTGGTGCTGTGGATGATCATGGTGATGATGACGCTGGCAGCGAGTTTGTTGTACGCCACCCGCACCGAATCCAGCATGGTGGATTACGCACGCCGCACCGCTCATGCACGCGCCGTCGCAGATGCGGCGGCACATTACGCGGTGATGCAGCTTTATTTACCGAACCAAGAGCGCGAATTACAACTCGGCGGCACACCGTTTACGTGGCAATACGAGGCGGCAAAAGCGGAAATTCGGGTGGTCGGCGAAAACGGTTTGATCGACATTAATTACGCCAACCGTCAATTGTTGACCTTGATTTTTCAGCACTTAGGGTTGGATGAAACCGCCGCCGCTGCGATGTTGGACGCGCTGGAAGATTTTCGCGATGTCGATGATTTAAAACGGCTTAATGGTGCGGAAGACGGCGATTACGAACAGGCAGGTTTGCCATTTGGCTCGAAAGACGCGCCGTTTGAACGTATTGAAGAATTGCAGCAGGTGTTGGGTATGACTCCTGCGTTGTACGAGGGTTTAACCCGGTTGTTGACCGTGAGTTCGGGGGCGGGTGGGATTAATCCGATGCTTGCACCGCGCCAAACGCTAATGCTGTTAGCTGAAGGTGATGCGGCAAAAGTGGATGCGTACATTACCCAGCGCGATGAAGCGGCAAAAGAAGGGCGTTCGGTATTGCCGGATTTTGGGCAGGCATTTTTCGATAGCAGCCAGCAACCGCTTTACCGGATGCAGATTAAAGTGTTTACCGATGAAACCGCACCACCGTATTTTGAAGAGCGTTCGATTCGGTTAAGTCCGCAGGCTGTGCCGCCGTTTGTTACTTATTTCCGGGTGTTGCAGGCAACGCAGGCGGCGTTTTGA
- a CDS encoding Uma2 family endonuclease has translation MQFQFSQLSFPDNAEVVINDVSWADFERFMDELGDRSSLRIHYNQRSIHLMAPSVGHEMPKTYIGDFIKYLLEHAEVDFSPLGSFTMRKQSVQKAAEPDECFYIEHAAAIRGKRQISLDIDPPPDLAVEIDIYSPTDRALYAALGVPELWIYDGNQLVIWVLRAGEYHAVEFSPHFPGLALREKIPALLNLAEREGRMLAMKAFRAWVG, from the coding sequence ATGCAGTTTCAATTTAGTCAGCTTAGTTTCCCGGACAATGCGGAAGTGGTGATCAATGATGTGTCTTGGGCGGATTTCGAGCGATTCATGGACGAGTTGGGCGACAGAAGCAGTCTGCGTATTCATTATAATCAGCGGAGTATTCATTTGATGGCACCATCGGTTGGGCATGAAATGCCGAAAACCTATATCGGCGATTTTATCAAATATTTGCTAGAACACGCTGAGGTGGACTTTAGCCCATTGGGTTCGTTTACGATGCGTAAGCAGAGTGTGCAAAAAGCGGCTGAGCCGGATGAGTGCTTTTACATTGAACATGCGGCGGCGATTCGTGGTAAGCGGCAAATTAGTTTGGATATTGACCCGCCACCGGATTTGGCGGTGGAAATCGACATTTATTCGCCGACAGATCGGGCATTGTATGCGGCGTTGGGGGTGCCTGAGCTGTGGATATACGATGGCAATCAATTGGTGATTTGGGTGTTGCGGGCGGGTGAATATCACGCTGTTGAGTTTAGCCCGCATTTTCCGGGGTTGGCGTTGCGGGAGAAGATTCCGGCGTTGCTGAACTTGGCAGAACGTGAGGGACGGATGCTGGCAATGAAGGCGTTTCGCGCTTGGGTTGGTTGA
- the csm6 gene encoding CRISPR-associated ring nuclease Csm6 — MVIAPDSAYNYRMTHPSPSQPHTYPRRILVAVEAYSPQTITESLYAMTQTGEPAYVPTEIHIITTQRGFELVQQALIHNGRLQQLCQDYNLPMACATPVFHLIADHQGQVLWDVRSEQDNEHTADFISQRLQQFTADQTSSVCGLLSGGRRTMTYYIGYALSLFGRPQDRLKHVMVDDCYFFLDDFYYPPHKPAGKKTAMVRTLTHQR; from the coding sequence TTGGTAATCGCTCCTGATTCCGCTTATAATTACCGCATGACGCACCCCAGCCCCAGCCAGCCGCACACGTATCCACGCCGTATCCTCGTTGCGGTTGAAGCCTATTCGCCCCAAACGATTACGGAATCGCTGTATGCCATGACGCAAACGGGCGAACCCGCTTATGTTCCCACCGAAATTCACATTATTACCACCCAACGCGGCTTTGAGTTGGTGCAGCAAGCACTGATTCATAACGGTCGGTTGCAGCAATTGTGTCAGGATTACAACCTGCCGATGGCGTGCGCAACGCCCGTTTTTCACCTGATTGCGGATCATCAGGGGCAAGTTTTATGGGACGTGCGCTCAGAGCAGGATAATGAACACACGGCGGATTTTATCAGCCAGCGATTGCAACAATTCACAGCGGATCAAACCTCCAGCGTGTGTGGATTGTTGTCAGGTGGTCGCCGCACCATGACGTATTACATTGGCTACGCCTTGTCGCTGTTTGGCAGACCGCAAGACCGCCTTAAGCATGTCATGGTTGATGATTGTTATTTTTTCCTCGACGATTTCTATTACCCTCCCCACAAACCTGCTGGCAAAAAGACCGCTATGGTGCGGACTTTGACGCATCAACGGTGA
- a CDS encoding prepilin-type N-terminal cleavage/methylation domain-containing protein gives MKQRGFTLLEMLVSFSLVSLLFLALFAAFNTMGRGWDAADTRITKTEDMRLISDFLRRQVGQAMVVKIKGEKEESVYAFDGTATSLRYAAPLQPLQHQGGVFLVSLNIVNGKEGKALEMLYAPYRPELTWEESFKDAEPVPIFEGLKEASFSYFGVEEAGNDPEWRSDWEEKPQYPQLLKLRLADTERAWPELLVALPQVSDYGK, from the coding sequence ATGAAACAGCGCGGCTTTACTTTGCTGGAAATGCTGGTGTCGTTTTCGCTGGTGTCATTGCTGTTTTTAGCGTTATTCGCTGCGTTTAATACGATGGGGCGCGGTTGGGATGCTGCCGATACCCGCATCACCAAAACCGAAGATATGCGTTTAATCAGCGATTTTTTGCGTCGCCAAGTCGGGCAGGCAATGGTGGTGAAAATCAAAGGTGAAAAAGAGGAAAGTGTTTACGCTTTTGACGGCACGGCGACTTCATTGCGTTATGCCGCGCCGTTACAGCCGTTGCAACATCAAGGCGGCGTGTTTTTGGTGAGCTTAAATATTGTGAATGGTAAAGAGGGTAAGGCGTTAGAAATGCTATACGCGCCTTATCGCCCGGAATTGACGTGGGAAGAGTCGTTTAAAGACGCAGAACCTGTGCCGATTTTTGAAGGTTTAAAAGAAGCCAGTTTCAGTTATTTCGGCGTGGAAGAGGCAGGTAATGACCCCGAATGGCGCAGCGATTGGGAAGAAAAGCCCCAGTACCCGCAGTTGTTGAAATTGCGTTTAGCCGATACGGAACGGGCGTGGCCTGAGCTATTGGTGGCGTTACCGCAGGTGAGTGATTATGGGAAGTAG
- a CDS encoding GspH/FimT family pseudopilin: MQILVSGSNKGFTLLEVLIVLVIGGLLMGVVATSLSEGPVLRKSSREVAASLRHARASAVARQQPVVWKMDIASKRFWLEGLDKGSERQLHQTVQAKINTTSAEVGNTQQAGIRFYPDGSSTGGSVDLTHNQQTYKVNVEWVTGRVSIQ; this comes from the coding sequence ATGCAGATATTAGTCTCTGGCAGCAATAAAGGTTTTACCTTACTTGAGGTATTGATTGTGCTGGTTATCGGCGGATTACTGATGGGCGTGGTGGCAACATCACTTTCTGAAGGGCCGGTGTTGCGTAAATCCTCCCGCGAAGTGGCGGCGAGTTTACGTCATGCACGGGCTTCCGCCGTGGCACGTCAGCAGCCGGTGGTTTGGAAAATGGACATTGCCAGCAAACGTTTTTGGCTGGAGGGTCTTGATAAGGGCAGCGAACGGCAATTGCATCAAACGGTGCAAGCCAAAATCAACACTACCTCGGCAGAGGTGGGTAATACCCAGCAAGCGGGTATTCGCTTTTATCCCGATGGCAGTTCGACGGGTGGCTCCGTCGATCTGACTCACAACCAACAGACCTACAAGGTCAATGTCGAATGGGTAACAGGGCGTGTCAGTATCCAGTAA
- a CDS encoding prepilin-type N-terminal cleavage/methylation domain-containing protein has product MSVSSKQSGFSLLEVLVAFVVMGLVVGVLLQLFGSSMRSVALSQEYSFAVQVAESRLAAVGTEIPVEQGNLSGEESGSGYRWQIAMEPLELDDKLEALPLTAQIFQVGVTVTWASGDKPREFHLSSLRFGKKL; this is encoded by the coding sequence GTGTCAGTATCCAGTAAGCAATCCGGTTTTTCCCTGCTCGAAGTGCTTGTCGCCTTTGTGGTGATGGGCTTGGTGGTGGGCGTATTGCTGCAACTGTTTGGCTCGTCGATGCGCAGTGTCGCGTTATCGCAGGAATACAGTTTTGCGGTGCAAGTGGCTGAGTCGCGTTTGGCGGCGGTTGGCACAGAAATTCCGGTGGAGCAAGGCAATCTCAGCGGTGAAGAAAGCGGTTCCGGTTATCGCTGGCAAATCGCTATGGAACCGTTGGAACTTGATGACAAGCTCGAAGCGTTACCCCTGACCGCACAAATTTTCCAAGTGGGCGTGACCGTGACTTGGGCGAGCGGCGATAAACCGCGTGAGTTTCACCTTTCGAGCTTACGTTTTGGGAAAAAGTTATGA
- the csm2 gene encoding type III-A CRISPR-associated protein Csm2 translates to MDIKLIKFNPIDAELFNSVAQQTAQTLADTQRREQNKSTQIRRFYDELLMWETKATQNPAKFAEYLPFIRMLNAKAAYAEGRGHVDSNFTMLMQHCLQQVTDDKTLRTFKLFFEAMLGFYKLEKKD, encoded by the coding sequence ATGGATATAAAATTGATCAAGTTCAACCCGATTGATGCGGAGTTGTTCAATAGCGTTGCACAACAAACCGCACAAACCTTAGCGGACACGCAAAGAAGGGAACAAAACAAGTCCACCCAAATCCGGCGTTTCTATGATGAATTGCTGATGTGGGAAACCAAAGCCACTCAAAATCCGGCTAAATTTGCGGAGTATCTGCCTTTCATCCGCATGTTAAACGCTAAAGCAGCGTATGCCGAAGGACGCGGGCATGTGGATAGTAACTTCACGATGCTCATGCAGCATTGCCTGCAACAAGTGACGGATGACAAGACTCTACGCACCTTCAAGCTGTTTTTTGAAGCGATGCTGGGCTTTTACAAACTGGAAAAGAAAGACTGA
- the gspG gene encoding type II secretion system major pseudopilin GspG: MQHKPQKHRVTHLSRGFSLIELMIVLVILGLIAGIVGPQAMKYLGKGKTQSSKVQIENISAALDMYRLEVGSYPTTADGLKALVAQPSSARGWNGPYLKKGDVPKDAWNNDYQYKRPGSNNHPYDLISLGADGAAGGEGEDADISLWQQ; the protein is encoded by the coding sequence ATGCAACACAAACCCCAAAAGCACCGTGTTACCCACTTATCACGCGGTTTCAGTTTGATCGAATTGATGATCGTGCTGGTTATCCTCGGCTTGATTGCCGGGATCGTCGGGCCGCAAGCGATGAAATACCTTGGCAAGGGTAAAACCCAGTCGTCCAAGGTGCAAATTGAAAATATCAGTGCCGCGCTGGATATGTACCGTCTGGAAGTAGGCAGTTACCCCACCACGGCAGATGGTTTGAAAGCACTGGTTGCTCAACCGTCAAGCGCACGTGGCTGGAATGGCCCTTACCTGAAAAAAGGCGATGTGCCGAAAGATGCGTGGAATAACGATTATCAATATAAACGTCCGGGCAGCAATAACCACCCTTATGATTTGATCTCGTTGGGGGCGGATGGCGCGGCTGGCGGTGAAGGCGAAGATGCAGATATTAGTCTCTGGCAGCAATAA
- a CDS encoding type II secretion system F family protein, whose product MPAYSFKAITPAGVSKTGTLEAANEAFVVESLHAQGLIPLKIQSLKASDGASTTTTAKPSRGLFASNSVKQEDIMALTQQMSSMLRAGLPLDRALGILLEISDKPPVLSLVQGIQNQVRSGKRFADALEESGKFNRFYINMVRAGEAGGSIDEALARLVEYMARAKELRGTVISALIYPAILAFVAVVSIFALLTFVVPQFAQMFSDMGGELPTITKVVMGAADALRHYWWAVLGGMLLLLLTVQYIFTNEKARTGLDRSLLRWPLVGNLIGKIETARFSRSLGTLLHNGVPLLGALKIAKNTVSNRVMAAAVEESADSLKQGESLTRTLLSKGVFPPYALHMLRVGEETGRMEELLREVADIYDDEVKTSVKQMLALLEPVLILIMAVAILVIIGSVLLPMINMADLVQ is encoded by the coding sequence ATGCCAGCGTATAGTTTTAAGGCGATTACCCCGGCGGGTGTGAGCAAAACCGGTACGCTGGAGGCCGCGAATGAAGCCTTCGTGGTGGAAAGTTTGCACGCGCAAGGTTTGATTCCGCTAAAAATTCAGTCGCTTAAAGCCAGTGACGGGGCATCGACAACCACGACGGCAAAACCCTCGCGTGGTTTGTTTGCCAGCAACAGCGTCAAGCAAGAAGACATTATGGCGTTGACCCAGCAAATGTCGTCGATGTTACGGGCGGGTTTACCGCTGGATCGGGCTTTGGGGATTTTGCTGGAAATCAGCGATAAACCGCCGGTATTGAGTCTGGTGCAAGGCATTCAAAATCAGGTGCGTAGCGGTAAACGCTTTGCGGACGCGCTGGAGGAAAGCGGTAAATTCAACCGCTTTTACATCAATATGGTGCGTGCCGGGGAAGCAGGTGGCTCGATTGATGAGGCATTGGCGCGTTTGGTGGAATACATGGCGCGTGCTAAAGAGTTACGCGGCACAGTGATTTCAGCGTTGATTTATCCGGCGATTTTAGCCTTTGTGGCGGTGGTGTCGATTTTCGCATTGCTGACTTTCGTAGTGCCGCAATTTGCGCAAATGTTTTCCGATATGGGCGGTGAATTACCGACGATTACCAAAGTGGTGATGGGGGCGGCCGATGCCTTGCGGCATTATTGGTGGGCGGTGTTGGGTGGTATGTTATTGCTATTGCTCACAGTGCAATACATTTTCACCAATGAAAAAGCACGCACAGGCTTGGATCGCAGCTTGTTACGCTGGCCGCTGGTCGGAAATTTAATTGGCAAAATTGAAACCGCACGGTTTTCCCGTAGCTTGGGAACCTTGCTGCATAACGGTGTGCCGCTATTGGGTGCGCTGAAAATCGCAAAAAATACCGTGAGTAACCGGGTCATGGCTGCCGCAGTGGAAGAATCTGCTGACAGCCTTAAGCAAGGCGAAAGCCTGACTCGGACATTATTGAGCAAAGGCGTTTTTCCCCCTTACGCCTTGCACATGTTGCGCGTCGGTGAAGAAACCGGGCGTATGGAAGAGCTGCTGCGTGAAGTGGCAGACATTTACGATGATGAGGTCAAAACTTCTGTGAAACAGATGTTAGCACTACTGGAACCGGTGCTGATTCTAATCATGGCGGTTGCCATTTTGGTGATTATTGGCTCGGTGTTATTACCGATGATCAATATGGCTGATTTGGTGCAGTGA
- the cas6 gene encoding CRISPR system precrRNA processing endoribonuclease RAMP protein Cas6, translating to MQRIPMPPFQLAVARYRFTFRAETAIQFPAYAGSTWRGAFGHALRRVVCVTHQSECHQCLLKPSCVYSYVFETPAGKEPLLEKINAAPHPYVLHPLATSGKHYAAGESFELYLTLLGKAVAHLPYLIHAVQQMGERGIGKYDGRFTLTTLEQESAAGAGDWQMIYAPGRGLQALAAVVPAIPAAPAAVRVAFHTPYRATHDNRLVHEGRFGFQAFMVGLIRRVSLLHSQHADADLVADFKGLSELASQVVMSEQALRWYEWARYSNRQQTKVQMGGLLGSFVVSGDALAVFWPWLWLGQWVHAGKGAVMGMGGYTLDCYTEKRRCERQALCSFNLVSLVSRTMRKW from the coding sequence ATGCAAAGGATTCCCATGCCGCCGTTTCAGCTTGCTGTTGCCCGTTACCGCTTCACTTTTCGGGCGGAAACCGCTATTCAATTTCCGGCTTATGCTGGGTCAACTTGGCGCGGGGCGTTTGGTCATGCGTTACGTCGTGTGGTGTGTGTTACGCATCAAAGTGAGTGTCATCAGTGCTTGTTAAAGCCGTCTTGCGTTTACAGTTATGTGTTTGAGACACCAGCAGGTAAAGAGCCGTTGTTGGAAAAGATTAATGCCGCACCGCATCCTTACGTTTTGCATCCGTTGGCGACATCAGGTAAGCACTATGCAGCGGGGGAAAGCTTTGAATTGTATTTGACCTTATTAGGCAAGGCGGTGGCACATTTGCCGTATCTGATCCATGCGGTGCAGCAAATGGGGGAACGGGGTATCGGCAAGTACGATGGGCGGTTTACGTTAACGACGCTGGAACAGGAAAGTGCGGCGGGTGCGGGTGATTGGCAGATGATTTACGCACCCGGTCGGGGGTTGCAGGCGTTAGCGGCGGTTGTGCCAGCGATTCCGGCTGCACCGGCTGCGGTGAGGGTTGCGTTTCATACGCCGTATCGGGCGACTCATGACAATCGCTTAGTGCATGAGGGGCGGTTTGGGTTTCAGGCATTTATGGTGGGTTTGATCCGGCGGGTTTCTTTGTTGCATTCGCAACACGCGGATGCGGATTTGGTGGCGGATTTTAAAGGATTAAGCGAATTAGCCAGCCAAGTGGTGATGTCAGAACAGGCTTTGCGCTGGTATGAGTGGGCGCGTTATTCCAATCGGCAACAAACCAAGGTACAGATGGGCGGGTTGTTAGGCAGTTTTGTGGTGTCGGGCGATGCGTTGGCGGTGTTTTGGCCTTGGTTGTGGTTGGGGCAATGGGTTCATGCGGGTAAAGGGGCGGTCATGGGGATGGGCGGGTATACGCTCGACTGCTATACTGAAAAAAGGCGGTGTGAGAGGCAGGCATTATGCAGTTTCAATTTAGTCAGCTTAGTTTCCCGGACAATGCGGAAGTGGTGA